aaaatcactaaaaaaataacatcaaatctCGGTTTATCAACTTTTCCACACTTAAGAATTCTaagttcaaaaataatttttattttatatttttaaagggTTCTATTAAAACGAATTCCTATAAAGTAATAGGAAACTAAAACAATGTTAAGAACAAAAGATCACACCGAAGACATAAGTATAAATGCTACAATATCACCATCAAATTGTGGGTGAAATGACCTAACATGAATCCCTTCCCCCTCAttggtaaaataaaatgttagaaTGTTTAACATTGGTGAATAGGAACAACTTGAGATTCTATATCGgtaaaaattttcaatgttaAAAGAATCTTTGACATTGGTTCTACAATAGATGTAGAGACCCCataataatcaatataaaaaaaggcttcacataataatataataatagtaaatggtagattaatatttattttcaagttttaatttatatgtatatatattatcaattttgtatattatattaatatacactaggatttttatttttaaaatatgctgcataaagattttttttaaaatgtaaattaaataaaaaaaattatgcgaTACTATATATGAACTATTTATTTACatgtttcttataaaattatataatattaatggcattaaaaattatattaatatttcttttcaagtttaatttaCTTACatgcatttattaatttttgtatattatatcaatgtatgtttgattttttttaaaaatgtttttaaagtattttttaagagtttaattaaataataaaattgtcatataaaatactttttcatatttgaataaatattatCACTCAGAGTTAAGGCCAaagagttattatttttttttattaaaaatattactcgttagaaatccaaaaaaaaaaaaatacttgctaataaaattaaaaaatatttatcttttttaataattttttttcacttctgACATCAATTCTTACAATATTTCATAAGGTCGATGTTAAGAAAGagcaaaatatatcattttgtgTGGTAGTGTGCAATCTACAAGGCTCTCACTCGTTACACCCACTGTGTGTCACACCGCAGAAGAAACCCAGAATCGCCGTCAACGGCCGAAAACCACCGCAACTTGTGACGCCAGATGACCGAGAGAGACAAATTTAAAATGTCGCTTGTCGATTACGCTTCCTCTTCAGACGACGACGTTCCGGAACCCACTGAAGAAGAACACCGTAAAAAGGAGGAGCCCCAATCACCTCCTCTTCGTTCCAAGTAATTCCATTTCCCTTTGCTTTTTCACAAAGTTGTTCTAATTGCTTTGTGCTTTCAGTGTATAATTCCTtgggttattatttttttagtgattttggtTTCTTGCTGTGAGATATATCGATAATTTTTCTGTATTCTTtcgcaattttaattttgagataCACTGGCTTGTGTTGTAGTTGGCATTTTTAGCTTTATAGATTCTTGTCTTTTGTTTGCACTTTATGCATTGGGAACTGACACAAAGAATGATGTGTAttcttagaatgtgagttttatctaactcaaccccaaaagttaGCTCATACACAACCTAGGAGAAGAAATTGTTTGGTTTCTTAGACCTGCTAACTTATCTGAAATAAAAGTTCAATGTTGGAGCTTTGCATATATAGCCGATTGCATATGGTTAGCTTTTTGGTTTAATGCAATTTTTAGCTGAAGAGACAGGTGGGGTTGGGAGTGGGGGATGATCCCTGCTGAAAATTCCCCATTAGAAACACAATTAGGAAGTAGGTGGGGTTGAAAACACATGACATGTCATTTctattaaaacttttaaatggCATATTCATAGCTTGCAGTTTGGTAGTATACACAAACTCATTGTTCTGGCATTAGAATTCTGCATGCGTTTGCCTATAATTTCTTCAAGGCTCTGTCTTTGATGGATATTTAAAgagatttgttttattttgtgttgtttgcattttttGCAATTCTTTCTTGGGGAGAAAGTATATAACCATCACAATGTAGCAACAGTTTGTTACAGAATATTTAGGATATCTTTCTTGATTTGTTTCATTACCTAATTAACTGGTTAGGCTTGTACTAGTTCTACTAGTACTtttacctaattaattaatagtataaataGGAGTATTAGGTTAAGGTATTGTAATATATTATATCCATCAATtatattttcagtatttttgtgccatttttctctctttcccttttttcCCAATCCTAAACCTAAATATTCAACACCATTGAAACTGTTTACTGGTAAGAACAGTATTGCGGCATAGcctgatgtgaacctgagtaggagtggATCGCTTGATACTGGCTAtggaggtttggatgacgctacttctggtgaaggaagataagtcagggtagacgccacttccggtgaaggaagataagtcagggtagacgccacttccagtgaaggaagataagtcagggtagacgctacaatgattaccttgataagtctgataattggttcagcaaggaacccagagagaaactctcatccaattttatcaaatgccaaaagtctttttcattcaaaacaaaaaccaatatttATAGTGtgtctgaacaaaaagataaaaataggcatggaccttctaaacagtttgggccaaaattacaataaaaataaattataactaaaaacatatttaacttgggccttcaaattagtttgggccttcagcaacaattaattgtcttgatagtgtctctgcctctgggccttcatccttctccacttgggccttcatccttctccactcgggggctttgtccttctccacttgggcttcgtccttctccacttgggcctttagcctgtatttggccagtttcatgattctcatcattagCCTAAAAGATAATGTTTTGTTTCTAAGAACTGCAACAAAGACTGAAAGTAAATGCAGGAAATATAAAGATTATTGGTCATGCTAACTTATTCAACTACAATCCAAATTTTAGCCAAGTTAGGGTGGGGGTGCCGATCCTTGTTAAGGTTTCCTATTACAAAGGCAATGTGTAGATTTTGCTTTTGAATTGTATTGTAGCTCATATTCATGACAGATTCTATGGCGGACCAGCATCATAGGTTGTGCACCATGCACCACAATTCACAACTTTTAGATTCATCTACGGTGCAAAGTCGTATCATAGACCCTTCCTACCAAATCATCTCCTACTTCCCTTCCTTCCTTCATGGCTGCTGCTGCTGCCACCCTCCTTCTATGCTCCTGCTGCTGCCAAACGCCTTACATCGTTGGTCAACTGCTTCCTTCGGAGATCTTGTATGACCTATGCCTTCTTGTCTTAATTTCCTCTGCATGTGAGTTTTGCGGTCCTAAGGCAAAGACTAATTTCGCTCTCCCTTCCAACCATCGAGTCCTCCAGCTGCAACCATGATGTCGCCGCTCAACCTGAATCTCACCCCCTCTGCCCAACCTGAACCACACCCCCACTGCCGTCCCCTTCCGGAACCagttaccatttttttttcggTGCAGCGCTAGTGGCCTACCAGGTTTTATATTTCGACATTGTCCTACACGCCAGCATGGCCGATCCATGTGGCTTTGGGTTTGGTTACAATCATCACCCCATTGCCGCAATTGAGTTCCACCACGTGATGACAAGTGATTCGGACTTGTCCTCCATGATCGATTTGAACCATAATAAAGGTGATGTTAACGGGACCAGTTCTAGAATCTTCTATCTCGACCTTAACCATCCTCCTTCACAAGAGATCACTTGATCTGAAATGGATTATGAAATTtctcttaagttttttttagaagTAGATAAATCTCTATTTTTTAGCGAGAGAGGAACCACTGTTTTATGCTAATGTTTCTTAAATCAGGAAACGATTCTTcggtttttattttgttttgattgtGTAAGTGTGTAATGTTTATGGTTTGCAGCCAGAATTTGGTTTAATGAAATTAACACGAAATGTTTGCATTATTATGATTGTGATCTCTGATTGGTTTGGTGGCAACTGGAGTGCAGCAGTGGTGGACGTGTTGGAAGGGAGGAAAGTTGGAAGGGAAGGATATAATTTGGTAGGGAGAGTCTATGATAAGTGTTGGGAATAAGGAATTTAATGTATAATGATGTGATAGGATACAATATCTGATTTAAAGGAAACTGAATATCCTCTAATTATGTGTAATCAATACTAACTATCTGTATAAACAAGCATCCGCTGTGTACTTTGACACACGGTTTCAGTCTATTATCCCTCtatattttatctaattttacaATAAGACTTTGCACCAGATGAATCTAACGGGCGTGAATTGTGGTGCATGGTGGCACCTATGATGGTGGTCCACCCTAGACACTGTCCATATTCATCATAGAACTTTATGGTGTTGTTTGATCCGTGAAGCCAACCCACCTCGTGGGAAAAGACTTGGTTGTTGCATTTGCTGCTTATAATGCTTTGGACATCTTTTGAGAGTCATAATTTATCCCTGAATATTTTTGGAGTGTTTCTTGCTGAATCATTGTGCAACTTTAATGCCCTTGAAAAGATTGTGCAATTTTCATAGAAGGAAGAGGGAGAAGATTGCATTGTCTCAGTGTGATTTATAAAGAAGCCTTTGGTGTTTACCTGATTTGAGTTTAGTGTTAAAATTCACTGGTTCACTgtggtttatatatttttagcttATCTGTGAAAGAATTTTCATGCAAGCTCTCTTATGTTGTACTTCTATGGTTTCTTCAGGGGTCTGTCTTTGATGGAAATTCAGAGAGAGCAGAGAGCCCTTTTCTgctcatataatttaatttttacattcctttttctccccATGCTTTTGTGCTGATGTTGCACAATGATTTCTTTTGGGAAATTACAAAATAGGAAATTTCGGTAAACGGAATTTCTAATCTAGGAACATATAACCATTCAAGCACTCAAGCAGTAATGAAGTAAATAAGTAATTGCTCATTAACCTCTTCTAAAAATCTTTGACCAATGGAGTGGTTACTTGATCCTGAGTCACATCGTAACTGCATCAGTGACCCATGTATctcttctaattaaaatttcattgtcATGTAAAGAAAATGGAACGTATactcttttcatgatttttgtgTAAGATACATCATACATGTTAACCTTAAAGAGTCTCATCATAACTACATCAGTGAGCTAGATCCCATAAAAATTCTGCTTTCCTGAAAAGTACAAAAGAAAGGACCTGGAGATAAAGGCATGTTTTATACATGTGTGCATCAGTGTGTGACACGTCTGTTTTTGTCGTCTTATGCAAAGTGTTAACAAACATAAACTATAGTAACAATGTATCGTTTCACCTTTCTTGACCAACATTGTTCTCTATTCTCAATATTAATGCATTTTCAATGTGTAGGACTAAATCTGGATCTTCATCTAACCAGCAGCTAGAAAATAAACCACATTCATCTCCGCCTTCAGTGGAGAAACTTCCTGATGCTTCTCTTCTTTTGGATGCACCCACTGTCTCATCTAATCTAATGAGTGCTAGTGACCACTTCTCTCGAGTTGCCGCAGCTCAAGCTGAAAATGCTTCACGGAAGCGAGACTCAAATGGAATGGCATCCTCTACTGTTCGTAGTAAAGTTCCCAGAGCAAACTTGCCCCATTCAAGGAATGTTCCAGAAACTTCTGGTAGTATGCTAGTTCCACCTCAGATCAGTGGAAGGTATGTAGTGATGTGTAAACAGATAGCTGTCTGCTTTTTGACTTATTTGTGCATTTGCTGCTAGTTATTTTTAGAAGTTagagtttgtttgttttttaaaattttatcttgaaTTGATGCATCGGGTGACATGGGGTGAATTTACACAAGTTATGCACTTAGATTGAATTTGAAATGAGCTCTGCCCTGCTGTCTGTTTATAATTTAGATATTGATTTCATCAATTTAGTACtgttttttgcaattttgtattgttttctatactttgttattttagttttgttGAGACAATGTGTAGATATTATACAGGTCATTacttattagtattattattttgattaaaaaagagACTTCCACCTTAAGTgaagaaaaagggaaagaaaagaaaataatatagctCTCCATTCCCCTTGCACATCCGAGACAGCAACCCCTTTGAAAATTAATGACCAAAAACCGACAATGAATGGGTAAAAGCTAGCTTATACTATATATGTTAGATTTATATATGTATagcttttatgttattttatattttagtgtcTTGTCTCTGCCGTAGTCATTTGTCATAGAGAGACAGCTTGTATTTGAACTCTTAATGTATAAATACATTTCAGCTGTGTGTGAGACACTCAAGTATTATTATTCAAGTATTATTATTCAAGTATCTGAGTCTCAATTTGGTATCATAGCGGGTCAATCCCGCTCTGCCTGGTTTCCGCTGCCAGCCATTGTCTCCAGCCACCGTCCACCGCCGATGTTTATCTGGCAAACACCAGATCTAGAGTGCCTTTCTGAGCGAGGCAGAACCCAAGTGGTCACAGGTCCTATTTCATTCCCACGTGCAGCTTTTGTACACCACCTTGTAAGGCGTGTGCAGTTCACGCGCTGTGTGTCCATTGTCGGAATGTCACCTGACCACTGCCATAGTAATTGCCGGAGGCTCCTGGTCCCTTTTTAGGCCCTGATTCGTCGTTTCTTCCGTGTTTGGTTTGTGGGTTTGAATGTAACCCTTTCTTGGTCTTGGGTTTGTACTCTGTTTTTGGGAAATACTTGAGTTGTTGGTTCTACTGTCACTGGAAAGTTATGTTGCTGCCACCAGCTGCTTGTCGTTGCCTATTGGCCCTATTTCAAGTCCCTCTTCAATTTGCCTCAGTATGAAGACTGTGttcaacatctttttttttctcttttgggtCTTATTCTTTTCCTGTTACAGCAAAATGACCAGGTCTGATCTTCCTCACCATGCCTAACAAGAGGATTACTAGAAAAGACCATATTGAATGCACATTTTGCAAGAGGAACTGGGCATACTTGGAAAAATGCTTGAATTTATTTGGTATCCCTAACAAGACAACAGATGCATCCAAACTCAAGAGAGCCGAGCCTAAATTCTCTGATGAAGAATATCAGGAATATCTAAGGTTAAAAGCCAGCAGACAAGCTCAACCTCCTTTAACCTCTAGTATTTCAACAGCTTGCATTTCTCAATCTATGGACATTCAAGGTCCATGGgtgattgacaaaggtgctTTTGATCATATTTCTGGTGATGCATCTTTGTTTACCTCCATGTCTTCCCAAAAGTTTCCTCATCTTATAAACTTTGCAAATGGATCCAATGTGACTTCTAAAGGAATTGGTCAAATTTCTCTATGCCCTTCCTTAACCTTAAAATCTGTCCTTTTTGTTCCTAATTGTCCTTTTGGTTTAATTTCTCTAAGTTAGTTAACCAAGTCTCTAAATTGTTCTGTAACATTCTGTGATGATTCCTTTATTATACAGGAAGGTGGTACAGGTCTTACAATTGGAGTAGGACGTGAGTCAAGAGGACTCTACTATCTGGAAACAAGTTCTTTTGTGTCCTGTGTTGCTGCTCCATCTCCTAAACTTCTTCATGATTGCTTATGTCATCCAAATTTGTCAAAGTTAAAGCAAATGGTTCCTGATCTCATTAGATTACAAGTGTTAAGAGTGTGAATCATGTCTATATTGATTACATAAGATCAATCTAATCATAAATAAGAGAATATTATGTAATCTTAGCATAAGGTATCCTATTGCCCTAGAGAGACTTGGTGAAAATATGTGCTAGTTGATCACTAGATTTCACAATTATAGTGATTTCTTAGGagataatattttctttgacTAAATagcaataattttatatatgtccAGTTCATTAATGAAAATCCAGATCTAAGGTAATGTGAAAGGCTTTTTTTTCTTACCAGAGAAGAGTCAGCCCAGTCTACATTTGTATAAGTAACAATGTCCATATTGCGACAGCTCTCATAGATAAACCCTATTTTAGGAGAAGAATATATCTCAAAATCCAAACCATTGTCCATTGCATCCCAATGGCTGTCACGGGATAGTTTAACTAACAACTCCAATGGAAAGGGATATATCTGTTGTGGTTTTATCGAGGCAGTTTATTTTCCCACTGGTCTCCAATATTTTCCCAGGTCTAAATACAATTCCCCTTAATCTGGTATAGAAGTTTATTGTTGAGGTACATTGGCTTATCAGTTGATTTGCAATCTAGCATCCCAGTTTCTTCCACAATGTCAAGCACAATTCCTTTTGAGAGTGTTAAGAAtcagaaatatataatttatagatTTATTAGTATTTGATTTAAAGGAAACATATCGTCTCATTATtagtatttaatgtaattatccTATATAAACACGCATCCGTTGTGTACTCTGACACACGGTTTCAGTCTATCATCCCTctatattttctcattttacaTGGTATCAAAAGCTACGTTGAGAGAATAAGGAAAAACCATTCCTCAACGGGGACCCACTGTCCCTAGTGAGCCTTTTTGCTCACTACCTTTCTTCTATCATTCTTTTTCTAATTTCTGGTGAACCTTTATATTTGCCGCGCCTTTTCCAGCGATTCTTTCCACATTCTGGTGAACCTCTCTACTTCTCACCGTTTTTTCCACATCCTGGTGGACCTTTCTGCTCTTCACCTATCTTTCGATGaccctttcttctttttccggTGACATTTTTGGCCACCGTCACTTTTCTGGCGACCCATTGTCCCTGATGAGGCCTTTTGCTTGTCGCCCTCTTTCTGGTGGACCTTTATACTCGCCACACCTTTTCCAGTGACATTTTAAGCTTTCCTAGCAACCCACTTCCCCATCCAGCATTTCGTGAGCTCCCACACACTCTTTCCCTAATGAGCCAAACAGCACCCACGCGTCACTGTTCTCTGACACATGAAGGCGCGTAATGGTGCCTTTGCCGGCATGCTTCCACCTCTAGCGACATCCCTTCTTTACACTTCTACCCCTGCAGTTTGGGGCCATTATGACCTCGTTCGACGTGCTCTCTCTTTTGTAACCCGTTTGTTTTTCCAGCTTCTTTCTTTTGTTGCAGGTACTGTTTGTTTGTTGTCAGAAAGTGGGTTATGAGTCTAACTCAACCCTACAAAACCGACTTGTAAGGTGAGGATTCCTTGCCACTTATATAGTTTATCTTGACACTATGTTTAGCCGATATGGGACTTCAATATGTCCCTTTTGCCCCAGCTACTCCCCATGTAGAACTTTCAACACATCCCTTCTATCTAGGGGTGACCACAATTTAGGTGGCTTTTTCCAACATCTCCCATCATGCTCAAGGCTACCTGCCTAGATCATGACAAACATAGGAACTCATTTAGGATAGACTCTGATACCCTGTCAGAAAGTAGGTTTGGGCTtaactcaatcctacaaaacTGGTTTGTAAGGTAAGGATTGCTTCCCACTTATATAGTTTATTCTAACACTATCTTTAGTTGATGTGGGACTTCAACATGTCCCTTTTTGCCCATGACTATCCACCATTTGGTACTTTCAACACACCCTCTCTATTTAGGGGTGACCACAATTTAGGTGGTTTTTTCCAACATTCCCCCTCACTCTCAAGGCTATCTGCCTAGAGCGTGACAAACACATGGACCCATCCAGgataggctctgataccatgttagaaAGTGGGTTATGAGCCTAACTCAAACCTACAAAGCCGGCTTGAAAAGTGAGGATTGCTGCCCGCTTATATAGTTTATCTCGACACTATATTAATCATTGTGGGACTTCAACATGTCCCCTTTTGCCTACGGCTACCCGTCATGTGGAACTTTCTACACACTCCTTCTATCTACAGGTGACGACAATTTAGGTGACTTTTTCCAACATCCCCCTCACGCTCAACACTACCTTCCTAGAGTGTGACAAACATAGGGATCCATCCAAGATAGGATCTGATACTATGTCAGAAAGTGGGTTATGAGCCTAACTCACcttacatttttcattttcctgCACTCTCTTGGCTACTTCGGGTTCTTGTGAGAATTTTAGCCAGTGG
The nucleotide sequence above comes from Glycine soja cultivar W05 chromosome 11, ASM419377v2, whole genome shotgun sequence. Encoded proteins:
- the LOC114373568 gene encoding uncharacterized protein LOC114373568 isoform X2 — protein: MTERDKFKMSLVDYASSSDDDVPEPTEEEHRKKEEPQSPPLRSKTKSGSSSNQQLENKPHSSPPSVEKLPDASLLLDAPTVSSNLMSASDHFSRVAAAQAENASRKRDSNGMASSTVRSKVPRANLPHSRNVPETSGSMLVPPQISGRQSAHAGCSSSRSI
- the LOC114373568 gene encoding uncharacterized protein LOC114373568 isoform X1 — translated: MTERDKFKMSLVDYASSSDDDVPEPTEEEHRKKEEPQSPPLRSKTKSGSSSNQQLENKPHSSPPSVEKLPDASLLLDAPTVSSNLMSASDHFSRVAAAQAENASRKRDSNGMASSTVRSKVPRANLPHSRNVPETSGSMLVPPQISGRKNVVTEDISKLFVKKQH
- the LOC114373568 gene encoding uncharacterized protein LOC114373568 isoform X3, with amino-acid sequence MTERDKFKMSLVDYASSSDDDVPEPTEEEHRKKEEPQSPPLRSKTKSGSSSNQQLENKPHSSPPSVEKLPDASLLLDAPTVSSNLMSASDHFSRVAAAQAENASRKRDSNGMASSTVRSKVPRANLPHSRNVPETSGSMLVPPQISGRKVVQVLQLE